A single region of the Marmota flaviventris isolate mMarFla1 chromosome 10, mMarFla1.hap1, whole genome shotgun sequence genome encodes:
- the Fam110d gene encoding protein FAM110D encodes MLLASPSTPSRGRTPSAVERLEADKAKYVKTHQVIVRRQEPALRGAAGPLTPHPCNELGSAASPRTPGPARRGSGRRQPRPDSLIFYRQKRDCKASVNKENAKGQGLVRRLFLGIPRDAAPSSPGPTERPAAPGGWPAPQDAPEAAGKRALCPTCSLPLSEKERFFNYCGLERALVEVLGADRFSPQSWGADASPQAGTSPPPPGSGDTSDWTSSDGGAAGRDAAGGGGGSEAAGSARDGRPAVSVVERNARVIQWLYGCQRARGPPRESEV; translated from the coding sequence ATGCTCCTGGCCTCTCCCTCCACCCCATCCAGGGGACGGACCCCCAGCGCAGTGGAGAGGCTGGAAGCCGATAAAGCCAAGTACGTCAAGACACACCAGGTGATAGTGCGGCGACAGGAGCCAGCCTTGCGTGGAGCCGCAGGACCGCTCACCCCGCACCCCTGCAATGAGCTAGGGTCCGCTGCATCGCCCAGGACGCCTGGACCGGCCCGTCGGGGCAGTGGCAGGCGGCAGCCAAGGCCGGACTCCCTCATCTTCTACCGCCAGAAGCGGGACTGCAAGGCTTCGGTGAACAAAGAGAACGCCAAGGGCCAAGGGCTGGTGCGGCGCCTCTTTCTGGGCATCCCCCGGGACGCTGCCCCGAGCAGCCCGGGTCCCACCGAGCGACCCGCAGCCCCAGGGGGCTGGCCCGCGCCCCAGGATGCTCCGGAGGCGGCAGGAAAGCGGGCGCTGTGCCCCACGTGCTCGCTGCCCCTGTCCGAGAAGGAGCGTTTCTTTAACTACTGCGGCCTGGAGCGCGCGCTGGTGGAGGTGCTGGGAGCCGATCGCTTCTCCCCGCAGAGCTGGGGCGCCGACGCCAGCCCCCAGGCCGGAacctcgccgccgccgcccggcTCCGGGGACACCAGCGACTGGACATCCAGCGACGGGGGCGCGGCCGGCCGGGACGCTGCAGGCGGTGGCGGCGGCTCGGAGGCGGCGGGCTCAGCGCGGGACGGGCGGCCTGCGGTGTCGGTGGTGGAGCGCAACGCGCGCGTCATCCAGTGGCTGTACGGCTGCCAGCGCGCCCGCGGCCCGCCGCGAGAGTCCGAGGTGTGA
- the C10H1orf232 gene encoding uncharacterized protein C1orf232 homolog — protein sequence MNQAFWKTYKSKVLQTLSGESEEDLAEERENPALVESETTEPAEEAFSPVSQLARRVQGVGVKGWLTMSSLFNKEDEDKLLPPEPCADHPLAAQPTSQAGATEAEARGPGFWDAFASRWHQQQSMLRGAEPTPNADPEPQDQAKEEANERPEPREVDPAAGFKWDFLTNKLAEMRVKAVPKGD from the exons ATGAACCAGGCCTTTTGGAAAACCTACAAGTCCAAAGTGCTACAGACCCTGAGTGGGGAATCTGAGGAGGACCTGGCAGAGGAG AGGGAGAACCCAGCTTTAGTGGAGTCTGAGACAACAGAACCTGCTGAGGAGGCCTTCAGTCCCGTGTCACAGCTGGCCCGCAGG gtTCAGGGAGTCGGGGTGAAAGGCTGGCTGACAATGTCATCTCTGTTTAACAAAGAAGATGAGGACAAGCTGCTGCCACCAGAGCCCTGTGCTGacca CCCTCTGGCCGCGCAGCCCACCTCGCAGGCGGGGGCCACCGAGGCAGAGGCGCGCGGCCCGGGATTCTGGGATGCGTTCGCCAGCAGGTGGCATCAGCAGCAGTCCATGCTGCGGGGCGCCGAACCCACCCCGAATGCGGACCCGGAGCCCCAGGACCAGGCCAAGGAGGAGGCCAACGAGCGCCCGGAGCCTCGGGAGGTGGACCCCGCGGCCGGCTTCAAGTGGGATTTCCTCACCAACAAACTGGCCGAGATGAGGGTGAAGGCCGTGCCCAAAGGTGACTAG
- the Znf593 gene encoding zinc finger protein 593: MGRSRRTGAHRAHSLARQMKAKRRRPDLDEIHRELRPQGPAPAKPNPNTEPDPDLPGGGLHRCLACGRYFVDSANLKTHFRSKDHKKRLKQLSIEPYSQEEAERAAGMGSYVPPRRLAVPTEVSTEVPEMDTSA, translated from the exons ATGGGTCGCTCCCGCCGCACAGGCGCGCACCGAGCGCACTCCTTGGCCCGCCAAATGAAGGCTAAGCGGCGGCGACCCGACCTGGATGAGATTCACCGCGAGCTGCGGCCGCAGGGTCCGGCACCGGCAAAGCCCAACCCGAACACAGAGCCCGACCCAGACCTGCCGGGGGGCGGCCTGCATCGCTGTCTGGCCTGCGG GAGGTACTTTGTCGATTCCGCCAACCTGAAGACCCACTTCCGATCCAAAGACCACAAGAAAAG GCTGAAGCAGCTGAGCATTGAGCCCTACAGTcaggaagaggcagagagggCAGCGGGCATGGGTTCCTATGTGCCACCCCGGCGACTGGCAGTGCCCACAGAAGTGTCCACTGAAGTCCCTGAGATGGACACTTCTGCATGA